One genomic segment of Candidatus Afararchaeum irisae includes these proteins:
- a CDS encoding transposase produces the protein MLKEDAHYFRQEEYDTEGENGPSNHAEWARRKKSRRQTHYLHALSKDLVNQCADRGVETIAVGHPKNIREDEDWGRHGNKRLHDWAFETLLSHIEYKAEERGIEVERVDEYELATSITCCECGMKADSNRVERGLYVCDECELVANSDCNAAENMRKTVTPNPSVDRSNGCLAQPSVRLFDTSTGRVAPQEQI, from the coding sequence ATGTTGAAAGAAGACGCACACTACTTCCGGCAGGAAGAGTACGACACGGAAGGTGAGAACGGCCCCAGCAACCATGCTGAATGGGCACGCCGCAAGAAATCCCGGCGGCAGACCCACTACCTGCACGCTCTCTCGAAAGACCTCGTGAACCAATGTGCAGATCGTGGTGTGGAGACGATAGCAGTTGGCCATCCGAAAAACATCCGCGAGGATGAAGACTGGGGCAGGCACGGCAACAAGCGCCTCCATGACTGGGCGTTTGAAACTCTGCTCAGTCACATCGAGTACAAGGCTGAAGAACGTGGTATTGAGGTTGAGCGGGTCGATGAGTACGAACTGGCTACGTCGATAACGTGCTGTGAGTGTGGCATGAAAGCCGATTCGAACCGTGTTGAACGTGGGTTGTACGTCTGCGATGAGTGTGAACTGGTTGCGAATAGTGACTGTAATGCGGCTGAGAATATGAGAAAGACGGTAACTCCGAATCCCTCTGTGGATAGGAGTAACGGCTGTCTGGCCCAGCCATCGGTTCGCCTGTTCGACACATCGACGGGGAGAGTAGCCCCACAAGAACAGATCTGA